Proteins from a single region of Nitratidesulfovibrio sp.:
- a CDS encoding DsrE family protein, with translation MQILIILSSADPEIRWNTFRFGNFLLEKGEEVTIFLNGPAADYAAGDGPSFPIRDQARLFSLSEGVLAAUGKCQDIHGVDADDTVARGSQQFLYDEMLKADRVLNF, from the coding sequence ATGCAAATACTGATCATCCTTTCCAGCGCAGACCCGGAAATCCGCTGGAACACCTTCCGCTTCGGCAACTTCCTGCTCGAAAAGGGCGAGGAAGTAACCATCTTCCTCAATGGTCCGGCTGCGGACTATGCAGCGGGCGACGGCCCCTCGTTCCCCATCCGCGACCAGGCCCGGCTGTTCTCCCTCAGCGAGGGCGTGCTGGCCGCCTGAGGCAAGTGCCAGGACATCCACGGCGTGGATGCTGACGACACGGTGGCGCGAGGCAGCCAGCAGTTTCTGTACGACGAGATGCTGAAGGCGGACAGGGTGCTGAACTTCTGA
- a CDS encoding TIGR03905 family TSCPD domain-containing protein, with protein sequence MHVHVPTGVCSKQIQFDVRDGMLRDVRFAGGCPGNLEALGRLLDGMPVQDAIDKLVGITCGSKPTSCPDQLAKALAGLLEGRPLTAPAQAVGFGLKPLNPFG encoded by the coding sequence ATGCATGTTCATGTTCCCACCGGCGTTTGCAGCAAGCAGATCCAGTTCGACGTGCGCGACGGCATGCTGCGCGACGTGCGCTTTGCCGGGGGCTGTCCCGGCAACCTCGAAGCCCTCGGACGCCTGCTTGACGGCATGCCGGTACAGGACGCCATCGATAAACTGGTCGGCATCACCTGCGGCAGCAAGCCCACCTCCTGTCCCGACCAGTTGGCCAAGGCCCTGGCCGGCCTGCTCGAAGGCCGCCCCCTGACCGCCCCGGCACAGGCGGTGGGTTTCGGCCTGAAGCCGCTGAACCCCTTCGGCTAG
- a CDS encoding sodium:calcium antiporter yields the protein MKHAFRDWYPFLLAVLATLPGLAMRALHPEISPLVMAGLTGGAILAASFMLMWACEVAQLDIPQTLALAVVALIAVLPEYAVDMYFTWMAGQHPESDYAHYAIANMTGANRLLIGVGWSAIVLVCWMRFRSAVVVESERRTDLVFLAMATAYAFVIPIKGSLAWYDGVALVSLYVWYIWLVSRRPCTEFEAEGPAEVLAKLPTGHRRIATLSLFLFAAVVILADAELFSESLVASGKVLGINEFLLVQWLAPIASEAPEFIVSLMFALRGHASIALGSLISSKLNQWTLLVGMIPGVYAASSGSVHPPIPMDSHQMNEILLTAAQSLFAICLLLRMRIGMRGALVLFGLFLAQFISPFIQAPIEAAMGLPHIPDRLHIWFSLVYVVLAGGMLLLRPRTLLDLRYGFRV from the coding sequence GTGAAACACGCGTTCCGCGACTGGTATCCCTTCCTGCTGGCCGTGCTGGCCACGTTGCCGGGCCTTGCCATGCGCGCCCTGCACCCCGAGATCAGCCCCCTGGTCATGGCCGGGCTGACCGGCGGGGCCATCCTGGCTGCGTCGTTCATGCTGATGTGGGCCTGCGAGGTGGCGCAGCTGGACATTCCCCAGACGCTGGCCCTGGCGGTGGTGGCACTTATCGCCGTGCTGCCCGAGTACGCCGTGGATATGTACTTTACCTGGATGGCCGGGCAGCACCCGGAAAGCGACTACGCCCATTACGCCATTGCCAACATGACCGGGGCCAACCGCCTGCTCATCGGCGTGGGGTGGAGCGCCATCGTGCTGGTGTGCTGGATGCGTTTTCGCAGCGCGGTGGTGGTGGAAAGCGAACGCCGCACCGATCTGGTGTTCCTGGCCATGGCCACGGCGTACGCGTTCGTCATTCCCATCAAGGGTTCGCTGGCGTGGTACGACGGTGTGGCGCTGGTTTCGCTGTACGTTTGGTACATCTGGCTGGTTTCGCGCAGGCCCTGCACCGAGTTCGAGGCGGAAGGCCCGGCGGAAGTGCTGGCCAAGCTGCCCACGGGGCACCGCCGCATCGCCACCCTGTCGCTGTTCCTGTTCGCCGCCGTGGTCATCCTGGCTGACGCGGAACTGTTCAGCGAAAGCCTGGTGGCCTCCGGCAAGGTGCTGGGCATCAACGAATTCCTGCTGGTGCAGTGGCTTGCACCCATCGCCTCCGAGGCGCCCGAGTTCATCGTGTCGCTGATGTTCGCCTTGCGCGGCCATGCCAGCATCGCGCTGGGCAGCCTGATTTCGTCCAAGCTGAACCAGTGGACCCTGCTGGTGGGCATGATACCCGGCGTGTACGCAGCCTCGTCCGGCTCTGTGCACCCGCCCATTCCCATGGATTCGCACCAGATGAACGAAATACTGCTGACGGCGGCGCAGTCGCTGTTCGCCATCTGCCTGCTGCTGCGCATGCGCATCGGCATGCGCGGGGCGCTGGTGCTGTTCGGCCTGTTCCTGGCCCAGTTCATTTCGCCGTTCATCCAGGCGCCCATAGAGGCGGCCATGGGCCTGCCGCACATTCCCGACCGGCTGCACATCTGGTTCAGCCTGGTGTACGTGGTGCTGGCGGGCGGCATGCTGCTGCTGCGCCCGCGCACCCTGCTGGACCTGCGCTACGGCTTTCGCGTGTAG
- a CDS encoding DUF3298 domain-containing protein codes for MPMWLPGFVRAAEPGAPRDDEASITLREDDFDIDVRYPRLGQAAVDDDLARWAAHIVGAFRQGLAEPGTGAEPANGTPDPNAHHFVNELKVTYEVTRASARAVTVTFSIWTYTGGAHGNLDIITLSYDMASGARLAPEDIFADTEGALALLASYCYEALAEALGDDRAEDMLRSGTSPDADNYASLALTPEGVRVHFPPYQVAPWSAGPQLVDVPLGVLIDAGPRLELWGVSR; via the coding sequence ATGCCTATGTGGTTGCCGGGTTTCGTGCGGGCAGCCGAGCCCGGCGCGCCGCGTGACGACGAAGCCTCCATCACCCTGCGCGAGGACGATTTCGACATCGACGTGCGCTATCCGCGTCTGGGGCAGGCCGCCGTGGACGACGACCTGGCCCGCTGGGCCGCGCACATCGTGGGCGCGTTCCGGCAGGGGCTGGCCGAGCCCGGAACCGGGGCCGAACCCGCCAATGGCACGCCAGACCCCAATGCCCACCATTTCGTCAACGAACTGAAGGTGACCTACGAGGTAACCCGCGCCTCGGCCCGGGCGGTCACGGTCACCTTCAGCATCTGGACTTACACCGGCGGTGCCCACGGCAATCTGGACATCATCACCCTGAGCTACGACATGGCTTCCGGTGCGCGCCTGGCGCCGGAGGACATCTTTGCGGATACCGAGGGCGCGCTGGCCCTGCTGGCCTCGTACTGCTACGAGGCCCTGGCCGAAGCGCTGGGCGACGACCGGGCCGAGGACATGCTGCGCAGCGGCACCAGCCCCGACGCGGACAACTACGCCAGCCTCGCGCTGACGCCGGAAGGGGTGCGGGTGCATTTTCCGCCGTATCAGGTGGCGCCCTGGTCTGCGGGGCCGCAGTTGGTGGACGTGCCGCTGGGGGTGTTGATCGACGCCGGGCCACGGCTGGAGTTGTGGGGCGTTTCCCGCTAG
- the htpG gene encoding molecular chaperone HtpG: MTAAAHETHEFRTEVQKLLHIITHSLYTNREIFLRELVSNASDALDKLRFFQSRGDAVTAPDLPLDITITVDKDARILRIADTGVGMTRQELIDNLGTIARSGSERFMSEHGMGHGLNGGAKADAAAGEADGEAASPTSAAPADAASIIGRFGVGFYSVFMVADTVRVTSRSCQPGAPAHVWESDGSGSFSVAEVDGADDAAAPARGTVIEAHIKEDAAEFLERHRLESIVRTHSNFLPFPIMVEGERVNTTPALWREPKFSVTPQQYEDFYKYLTFDAAAPLETIHVSVDAPVQFTALMFVPPHGQELFGMGRDRWGLDLYVRRVLIQRENKDLLPEYLSFVKGVVDTEDLPLNISRETLQENVVIRKIGQTVTRQVLGHLEKLAASDADRYAEFWRGHGKVFKLGHTDWANREKFAALLRCNTSHHDDAKGLSSLDDYIGRAREGQKDIWYLSAPNREAARLNPHLEIFRKKGLEVLFLYEPIDEFVMDALGNYKDFALKAVEHADAATLDAFPTVEERKEAEPLAESDAPAFDALLARMKELLGDKVTEVRVSHRLSDSPACLVSPDGSVTSSMEKLLKVMQRDESIPKKVLEVNRDHPILRNLLRIHKADPADPMVESATLQLFEASLLLEGYLADPHALVGRLYGLLEQAGGWYAEVKKL, translated from the coding sequence ATGACCGCCGCCGCGCACGAGACCCATGAATTTCGCACCGAAGTGCAGAAACTGCTGCACATCATTACCCACTCGCTGTACACCAACCGCGAGATTTTCCTGCGCGAACTGGTCTCCAACGCATCCGACGCCCTGGACAAGCTGCGCTTCTTCCAGAGCCGGGGCGATGCCGTGACCGCGCCCGACCTGCCGCTGGACATCACCATCACCGTGGACAAGGACGCGCGCATCCTGCGCATTGCCGACACGGGCGTGGGCATGACCCGCCAGGAACTCATCGACAACCTGGGCACCATCGCCCGGTCCGGCTCGGAACGCTTCATGTCGGAACACGGGATGGGGCACGGACTGAACGGCGGGGCCAAGGCCGACGCCGCCGCAGGCGAGGCCGACGGCGAGGCCGCGTCCCCGACCTCCGCAGCCCCTGCCGACGCCGCGTCCATCATCGGTCGCTTCGGCGTGGGCTTCTACTCGGTGTTCATGGTGGCGGACACGGTGCGGGTCACCTCGCGCTCGTGCCAGCCCGGCGCGCCCGCCCATGTCTGGGAATCGGACGGTTCCGGCTCGTTCAGCGTGGCCGAGGTGGATGGCGCGGACGATGCCGCAGCCCCGGCGCGCGGCACGGTCATCGAGGCGCACATCAAGGAAGACGCGGCGGAATTCCTGGAACGCCATCGCCTGGAATCCATCGTGCGCACCCACTCCAACTTCCTGCCCTTCCCCATCATGGTCGAGGGCGAACGGGTGAACACCACCCCGGCCCTGTGGCGCGAACCGAAGTTCTCGGTCACTCCGCAGCAGTACGAGGACTTCTACAAGTACCTCACCTTCGATGCCGCCGCCCCGCTGGAGACCATCCACGTTTCGGTGGACGCCCCGGTGCAGTTCACCGCGCTGATGTTCGTGCCGCCGCACGGGCAGGAACTGTTCGGCATGGGCCGCGACCGCTGGGGCCTCGACCTGTACGTGCGCCGGGTGCTCATCCAGCGCGAGAACAAGGACCTGCTGCCGGAATACCTCAGCTTCGTGAAGGGCGTGGTGGACACGGAAGACCTGCCCCTGAACATCTCGCGCGAGACGCTGCAGGAGAACGTGGTCATCCGCAAGATCGGCCAGACGGTGACCAGGCAGGTGCTCGGCCATCTGGAAAAGCTGGCCGCGTCCGACGCGGACAGGTACGCGGAATTCTGGCGCGGGCACGGCAAGGTGTTCAAGCTGGGCCACACCGACTGGGCCAACCGCGAAAAGTTCGCGGCCCTGCTGCGCTGCAATACCTCGCACCACGACGACGCCAAGGGGCTGTCCTCGCTGGACGACTACATCGGCCGCGCGCGCGAAGGCCAGAAGGACATCTGGTACCTCTCCGCCCCCAACCGCGAGGCCGCGCGGCTGAACCCACACCTGGAAATCTTCCGCAAGAAGGGGCTTGAGGTGCTGTTCCTGTACGAGCCCATCGACGAGTTCGTCATGGACGCACTGGGCAACTACAAGGACTTCGCCCTGAAGGCCGTGGAACACGCCGACGCCGCCACCCTGGACGCCTTCCCCACCGTGGAGGAACGCAAGGAAGCCGAGCCCCTGGCGGAATCCGACGCCCCCGCCTTCGACGCGCTGCTGGCCCGCATGAAGGAACTGCTGGGCGACAAGGTGACCGAGGTGCGCGTGTCGCACCGCCTGTCCGACAGCCCGGCCTGCCTGGTCAGCCCCGACGGCTCGGTGACCTCGTCCATGGAAAAGCTGCTGAAAGTCATGCAGCGCGACGAGTCCATCCCCAAAAAGGTGCTGGAAGTGAACCGCGACCACCCCATCCTGCGCAACCTGCTGCGCATCCACAAGGCCGACCCGGCCGACCCCATGGTGGAAAGCGCCACCCTGCAACTGTTCGAGGCCAGCCTGCTGCTGGAAGGCTACCTGGCCGACCCGCACGCGCTGGTGGGCCGTCTGTACGGCCTGCTGGAACAGGCGGGCGGCTGGTACGCCGAGGTCAAGAAGCTGTAG
- a CDS encoding methyl-accepting chemotaxis protein — protein sequence MTLKRQLLLGFLSVLAASGVGIAATLWWVGAGGMHEVGRTSAAALQERAQGQLATLRGVKSAQVADLMELVADQLAVYAGDRTAIDASLAFAYDVDLVRHESETPPDALAALRPALAEAVSGPAFLGWNAFARHAAAAPGYAPRPAAAYVPADPNAQLLWEHYIRRNPAAPGERQKLDEPADLVCGYVDNHLKFHPAFRDFAERFGYADVLLLAPDTGRVLYSVRKNPDFAQRVTDGPFAKTGLATVFRAADASGKAGRAGEVAHSDFAPYEPAGNAPRAFVATPVFDGGKGGKYVAVLAFSLPVAKLNSLMLSGGRFEAFGLGKTGETYLVGPDGLLRTSLRTSPDELDVLRDKVSTDAVRAALEGNTGQALTTDPRGHAVLAAWQPVQVLGTRWALVAQMESAEALAASAEVERMTSATGARMAGVAVIALGLFLAAACAVAFRIVARIMTPIDRLGAYAEAVAKGDFNATIDGSFPAELDALRGSIRNMVARLKDRLGFAQGILDAISGTFPCMTLDNAGRITFVGQILLDLAGKPGKPADYHGQRVGEFFFGDASRRTRSDEALETRARVEGEMTVAGNGGEHILQVNANPVFDLDNDQTGAFTLYFDLTTIRRQEADIRAKNEKIAAVAAQAVGIAREVAASAGVLATQVEEAANGARMQSARATETATAMDEMNAASTEVARNAAEAADSAAEARTRAAEGAGSVTRLVDAISAIRTRTEELESFMGDLGQRTDAVGNVLGVISDIADQTNLLALNAAIEAARAGDAGRGFAVVADEVRKLAEKTMQATHEVGNAIRAIQDGAARSIDGARQAGEAVRESVGLARESGDTLDRIVTIVTGTADRVGSIATAAEQQSAASEQVGSAVGEVNQVAARTAEGMERAESAISGLAAQAEELQRLISALRAG from the coding sequence ATGACCCTCAAACGGCAGTTGCTTCTGGGGTTTCTTTCGGTATTGGCGGCAAGCGGTGTCGGCATCGCGGCCACCCTGTGGTGGGTGGGCGCGGGCGGCATGCACGAGGTGGGGCGCACCAGCGCCGCCGCCCTGCAGGAACGGGCACAAGGCCAACTGGCCACCCTGCGCGGCGTCAAGTCGGCCCAGGTGGCCGACCTGATGGAACTGGTGGCCGACCAGCTTGCCGTGTACGCCGGTGACCGCACGGCCATCGACGCCAGCCTGGCCTTTGCCTACGACGTGGACCTGGTGCGCCACGAATCGGAAACCCCGCCGGACGCCCTGGCCGCCTTGCGTCCGGCCCTGGCCGAGGCCGTGTCCGGTCCCGCCTTTCTGGGCTGGAATGCCTTTGCCCGCCATGCCGCCGCCGCGCCCGGCTACGCCCCCCGCCCGGCGGCGGCCTACGTACCCGCCGACCCCAACGCCCAACTGCTGTGGGAACACTACATCCGGCGCAATCCGGCAGCCCCGGGCGAGCGCCAGAAGCTGGACGAACCGGCGGACCTTGTCTGCGGCTACGTGGACAACCACCTGAAATTCCACCCCGCCTTCCGCGACTTTGCCGAGCGGTTCGGCTATGCCGACGTGCTGCTGCTGGCCCCTGATACCGGACGGGTGCTCTATTCGGTGCGCAAGAATCCGGACTTTGCCCAGCGCGTCACCGACGGCCCCTTCGCCAAGACCGGCCTTGCCACCGTGTTCCGCGCGGCGGATGCATCCGGCAAGGCGGGGCGCGCGGGCGAGGTGGCCCACAGCGACTTTGCCCCGTACGAGCCCGCAGGCAACGCCCCGCGTGCCTTCGTGGCCACGCCGGTGTTCGATGGCGGCAAGGGCGGCAAGTACGTGGCCGTGCTGGCCTTCAGCCTGCCCGTGGCCAAGCTGAACAGCCTGATGCTGTCCGGCGGGCGGTTCGAGGCCTTCGGCCTTGGCAAGACCGGCGAAACCTATCTGGTGGGCCCGGACGGCCTGCTGCGCACCTCGCTGCGCACTTCGCCCGATGAACTGGACGTGCTGCGCGACAAGGTCAGCACCGATGCGGTACGCGCCGCGCTGGAAGGCAACACCGGCCAGGCCCTGACCACCGACCCGCGCGGCCATGCCGTGCTGGCCGCGTGGCAGCCGGTACAGGTGCTGGGCACCCGCTGGGCGCTGGTGGCCCAGATGGAATCCGCCGAGGCCCTGGCCGCCAGCGCCGAGGTGGAGCGCATGACCTCTGCCACCGGCGCCCGCATGGCCGGGGTCGCCGTCATCGCGCTGGGGCTGTTTCTGGCCGCCGCCTGCGCCGTGGCCTTCCGCATCGTGGCGCGCATCATGACCCCCATCGACCGCCTTGGGGCCTATGCCGAGGCCGTGGCCAAGGGCGACTTCAACGCGACCATCGACGGCAGCTTTCCGGCAGAACTGGACGCCCTGCGCGGCTCCATCCGCAACATGGTGGCCCGGCTGAAGGACCGCCTGGGCTTCGCGCAGGGCATTCTGGACGCCATTTCGGGCACCTTTCCCTGCATGACCCTGGACAACGCGGGCCGCATCACCTTCGTGGGGCAGATCCTGCTGGACCTTGCGGGCAAGCCCGGCAAACCCGCCGACTACCACGGCCAGCGGGTGGGCGAATTCTTCTTCGGCGATGCCAGCCGCCGCACCCGCTCGGACGAGGCGCTGGAAACCCGCGCCCGCGTGGAAGGCGAAATGACCGTGGCCGGCAACGGCGGCGAACACATCCTGCAAGTGAACGCCAACCCGGTGTTCGACCTGGACAACGACCAGACAGGGGCCTTCACCCTGTACTTCGACCTGACCACCATCCGGCGGCAGGAGGCGGACATCCGCGCCAAGAACGAGAAGATCGCCGCCGTGGCCGCGCAGGCCGTGGGCATAGCCCGCGAGGTGGCGGCATCCGCCGGGGTGCTGGCCACCCAGGTGGAGGAAGCGGCAAACGGGGCGCGCATGCAGTCGGCCCGCGCCACCGAAACCGCCACCGCCATGGACGAGATGAATGCCGCCTCCACGGAAGTCGCCCGCAACGCGGCGGAAGCCGCCGACAGCGCGGCAGAGGCGCGCACCCGCGCCGCCGAGGGGGCCGGGTCGGTGACGCGGCTGGTGGACGCCATCAGCGCCATCCGGACCCGCACCGAGGAACTGGAATCGTTCATGGGCGACCTTGGCCAGCGCACCGACGCGGTGGGCAACGTGCTGGGGGTCATCAGCGACATCGCCGACCAGACCAACCTGCTGGCGCTGAACGCGGCCATCGAGGCGGCGCGCGCCGGTGACGCCGGGCGGGGGTTCGCCGTGGTGGCGGACGAGGTGCGCAAGCTGGCCGAAAAGACCATGCAGGCCACCCACGAGGTGGGCAACGCCATCCGGGCCATTCAGGACGGGGCGGCGCGGTCCATCGACGGCGCCCGGCAGGCGGGCGAGGCGGTGCGCGAATCGGTGGGGCTGGCCCGCGAATCGGGCGACACCCTTGACCGCATCGTCACCATCGTCACCGGCACCGCCGACAGGGTGGGGTCCATCGCCACCGCCGCCGAGCAGCAGTCCGCCGCCAGCGAGCAGGTGGGCAGCGCCGTGGGCGAGGTGAACCAGGTGGCCGCGCGCACCGCCGAGGGCATGGAGCGGGCCGAGTCGGCCATTTCCGGCCTGGCCGCGCAGGCCGAGGAGTTGCAGCGGCTTATCTCTGCCCTGCGCGCGGGCTAG
- a CDS encoding PA2779 family protein: MYMLLNWRSLRHIAMVMVAVMGLLSFVPRVEAAFVPNAGVVAGEQRASDIGSVQKALENKMVSERLQALGYSSAEVEQRLSMLSDAELHDLAKKIDNLTHGGDGFGFVIAILVVILLVVLILHFADRRVVVQ, encoded by the coding sequence ATGTACATGCTTCTGAACTGGCGCTCCCTGCGCCACATCGCCATGGTCATGGTGGCCGTCATGGGCCTGCTCAGCTTTGTGCCCCGCGTGGAAGCCGCCTTTGTTCCCAACGCCGGCGTCGTGGCCGGGGAACAGCGCGCCAGCGACATCGGCAGTGTGCAGAAGGCCCTGGAAAACAAGATGGTTTCCGAGCGCCTGCAAGCCCTTGGCTATTCCTCGGCAGAAGTTGAACAGCGCCTGTCCATGCTGTCCGACGCCGAACTGCACGACCTGGCCAAGAAGATCGACAACCTGACCCACGGCGGCGACGGCTTTGGCTTCGTCATCGCCATCCTTGTCGTCATCCTGCTGGTGGTGCTGATCCTGCATTTCGCCGACCGCCGCGTGGTCGTCCAGTAG
- a CDS encoding cation:proton antiporter, which yields MELPLLKEFVVIFGLSVAVIYLCHYVKVPAIVGFLLTGVVAGPHGLGLVKAAHEVEIMAEVGVVLLLFTIGLELSLGELMRLRKPVFLGGLAQVALTILAFAGGAELLGLPHGTAAFIGFLAALSSTAIVLKLLQERAQMDSPHGRISLSILIFQDLVIVPMMLLVPFLAGKGGEAGPSLLFTMAKGAGIILLVFLLSRKLVPAMLHRIVRTRNREVFLVSTLAFCLAIALLTSSMGLSLSLGAFLAGLIMAESEYSHSALEGIMPFRDVFTSLFFISVGMLLDLGFVIDHLPLVIGVTASVLAVKCLLGGGATLMLGYPLRPALMVGLALCQVGEFSFVLAKAGVSYGLFDRNEYQLFLAASIMTMALTPFLIAGAPRMADAAVRLLPAGARLARRGEEAAAEEAGGAHCGMDLTNHLIIVGFGIGGRHLARAAKAAGIDYTILEMNPDTVRTFAAKGEPIAYGDASHIAVLEHAGACAARVLAIVISDPVAVRSITDTARKLNPSLHIVVRTRFISEIAALRDLGANVVIPEEFETSVEIFTRVMSRYLVPRAEIERFVEEVRTESYDMLRQVDIRTESLAALSTYFTDFDLSAMTVEAGCMLDGMTLQQADLRRLHGLTLVAVKRGEDVLPNPDGTLRLMAGDVAYVFGPHADIAAKAGLFAARRRAWETGEEETGPSLEATLADGSAPAEDAGGTPGGSAAPEGATPGETA from the coding sequence ATGGAACTGCCTCTGCTCAAGGAATTCGTGGTCATCTTCGGCCTTTCGGTGGCCGTCATCTATCTTTGTCATTACGTGAAGGTGCCAGCCATCGTCGGTTTCCTGCTGACGGGCGTGGTGGCCGGGCCGCACGGCCTGGGGCTGGTCAAGGCCGCGCACGAGGTCGAGATCATGGCCGAGGTGGGCGTGGTGCTGCTGCTGTTCACCATCGGGCTGGAACTTTCGCTCGGCGAACTGATGCGGCTGCGCAAGCCAGTGTTTCTGGGGGGGCTGGCGCAGGTGGCGCTGACCATCCTGGCCTTTGCGGGCGGGGCGGAACTGCTGGGCCTGCCGCACGGCACGGCGGCGTTCATCGGCTTTCTGGCCGCGCTGTCGTCCACAGCCATCGTGCTCAAGCTGTTGCAGGAGCGCGCCCAGATGGACAGTCCGCACGGGCGCATCTCGTTGTCCATCCTGATCTTTCAGGACCTGGTCATTGTGCCCATGATGCTGCTGGTGCCGTTTCTGGCGGGCAAGGGCGGCGAGGCCGGGCCTTCCCTGCTGTTCACCATGGCCAAGGGGGCAGGCATCATCCTGCTGGTGTTCCTGCTGTCGCGCAAGCTGGTGCCTGCCATGCTGCACCGCATCGTGCGTACCCGCAACCGCGAGGTGTTCCTGGTCTCCACGCTGGCCTTCTGCCTGGCCATCGCCCTGCTTACCTCGTCCATGGGCCTTTCGCTGTCGCTGGGCGCGTTTTTGGCCGGGCTGATCATGGCCGAATCGGAGTACAGCCACAGCGCGCTGGAAGGCATCATGCCCTTCCGCGACGTGTTCACCAGCCTGTTCTTCATTTCCGTCGGCATGTTACTGGACCTTGGCTTCGTCATCGACCACCTGCCGCTGGTCATCGGCGTGACAGCGTCCGTGCTGGCGGTCAAGTGCCTGCTGGGCGGCGGCGCCACCCTGATGCTGGGCTATCCCCTGCGCCCGGCACTGATGGTGGGCCTGGCCCTGTGCCAGGTGGGGGAATTTTCGTTCGTGCTGGCCAAGGCGGGGGTTTCGTACGGGCTGTTCGACCGCAACGAGTACCAGTTGTTCCTGGCCGCCAGCATCATGACCATGGCGCTGACGCCGTTCCTCATCGCCGGTGCCCCGCGCATGGCCGACGCCGCCGTGCGCCTGCTGCCCGCCGGGGCGCGGCTGGCCCGGCGCGGGGAGGAGGCGGCGGCGGAAGAGGCGGGCGGCGCGCACTGCGGCATGGACCTGACCAACCACCTGATCATCGTGGGTTTCGGCATCGGCGGGCGGCACCTGGCCCGGGCTGCCAAGGCGGCGGGCATCGACTACACCATCCTGGAGATGAACCCCGACACGGTGCGCACCTTTGCCGCCAAGGGCGAGCCCATTGCCTACGGCGACGCCTCGCACATCGCGGTGCTGGAGCACGCGGGCGCGTGCGCGGCACGGGTGCTGGCCATCGTCATTTCCGATCCGGTCGCCGTGCGCAGCATCACCGACACGGCGCGCAAGCTGAATCCTTCGCTGCACATCGTGGTGCGCACCCGGTTCATCAGCGAGATAGCGGCCCTGCGCGACCTGGGCGCCAATGTCGTGATCCCGGAGGAGTTCGAGACCTCCGTGGAAATCTTTACCCGGGTCATGAGCCGCTACCTTGTGCCGCGCGCCGAGATAGAACGCTTTGTGGAGGAAGTGCGCACCGAAAGCTACGACATGCTGCGTCAGGTGGACATCCGCACCGAATCGCTGGCCGCCCTTTCGACCTACTTCACCGATTTCGACCTGAGCGCCATGACCGTGGAGGCGGGCTGCATGCTGGACGGCATGACCCTGCAACAGGCCGACCTGCGCCGCCTGCACGGCCTGACCCTGGTGGCGGTGAAGCGGGGCGAGGACGTGCTGCCCAATCCGGACGGCACCCTGCGCCTGATGGCGGGCGACGTGGCCTACGTGTTCGGCCCGCACGCGGACATCGCGGCCAAGGCAGGGCTGTTCGCGGCGCGGCGGCGGGCCTGGGAGACGGGCGAAGAGGAGACGGGACCTTCCCTGGAAGCCACGCTGGCCGATGGTTCCGCTCCGGCGGAAGACGCGGGCGGGACGCCGGGCGGTTCTGCCGCTCCGGAAGGGGCGACGCCCGGCGAAACAGCCTGA
- a CDS encoding PaaI family thioesterase, giving the protein MDFKALADLVENGLPFQKLLGIRVAEMEAGRVKLYIPYREELVGDTRRPALHGGVISSLADVCAGFAVWTKCRIDDRIATIDLVIDYLRPASASDLYAEATVKLLGNRVGNAQVVIWSADRPDRHVAEGRGVYNIRQPA; this is encoded by the coding sequence ATGGATTTCAAGGCATTGGCCGATCTGGTGGAAAACGGGCTGCCGTTCCAGAAACTGTTGGGCATCCGGGTGGCGGAGATGGAAGCGGGCCGGGTGAAGCTGTACATTCCGTACCGCGAGGAACTGGTGGGCGATACGCGGCGGCCCGCCCTGCACGGCGGGGTGATATCGTCACTGGCCGACGTGTGTGCCGGGTTCGCGGTGTGGACGAAGTGCCGCATCGACGACCGCATCGCCACCATCGACCTTGTCATCGACTATCTGCGGCCCGCGTCCGCCAGCGACCTGTATGCCGAGGCCACGGTGAAGCTGCTGGGAAACCGGGTGGGCAACGCGCAGGTGGTCATCTGGTCCGCCGACAGGCCGGACCGGCATGTGGCCGAGGGGCGGGGGGTGTACAACATCCGGCAGCCCGCCTAG